A single window of Helicobacter pylori DNA harbors:
- a CDS encoding outer membrane protein Omp18 — translation MKRSSVFSFLVAFLLVAGCSHKMDNKTVAGDVSAKTVQTAPVTTEPAPEKEEPKQEPAPVVEEKPAIESGTIIASIYFDFDKYEIKESDQETLDEIVQKAKENHMQVLLEGNTDEFGSSEYNQALGVKRTLSVKNALVIKGVEKDMIKTISFGETKPKCAQKTRECYKENRRVDVKLVK, via the coding sequence ATGAAAAGATCTTCTGTATTTAGTTTCTTGGTAGCTTTTTTATTGGTAGCTGGCTGTAGTCATAAAATGGATAATAAGACTGTGGCTGGCGATGTGAGCGCTAAAACGGTTCAGACTGCACCTGTTACTACAGAACCAGCTCCAGAGAAAGAAGAGCCTAAACAAGAGCCAGCTCCAGTGGTTGAAGAAAAACCGGCTATTGAGAGTGGGACTATCATCGCTTCTATTTATTTTGATTTTGACAAGTATGAGATCAAAGAATCCGATCAAGAGACTTTAGATGAGATCGTGCAAAAAGCTAAAGAAAACCACATGCAAGTGCTTTTGGAAGGCAATACCGATGAATTTGGCTCTAGCGAATACAACCAAGCGCTTGGTGTTAAAAGGACTTTGAGCGTGAAAAACGCTTTAGTCATTAAAGGGGTAGAAAAAGATATGATCAAAACCATCAGTTTTGGTGAAACCAAACCCAAATGTGCCCAAAAAACTAGAGAATGTTACAAAGAAAACAGAAGAGTGGATGTCAAATTAGTGAAGTAA